In one Clostridia bacterium genomic region, the following are encoded:
- the lptD gene encoding LPS assembly protein LptD encodes MIIRAREQEKSGDIYRLRGEVEVSFRMFTFRATEITYNSASGDLEAIGHVMFDGGPHDEHLEASRATYNVNTESGKFYNVIGTVGASFRGRNVVLTTSNPFVFSGKLVEKSGRDRLIVHRGSITSCSMPKPKWTFEAEKIDVVVGEDAKMYHSTFRIRRIPIFYFPYVQHPVENLGRQSGFLIPTIGRSSRKGNILGESFFWAINRSADATIGAEYFSRRGWSQHGEFRARPSEKSNVELRYFGVFDRGFGPTGQDQGGQDIRLNTDIELPHGFRAVTNVNYLSSFLFRLAFSETFSQAVNSEVKSVVFISKSYNGFSFGGMSSRYQNFQSTAPGDRILIAHAPTFEASSVERRIGGTRAMWSFDASAEGVTRREPDFVTADLVGRFDLAPRLSLPLIIKGWSLRADAGLRDTFYTQRLQPTPTTVGTLINDTLERHAVEGAVELRPPSISRVFDRTVLDRKLKHTIEPRVIYRYVAGVDSFPATIRFDARDILSNTSEVEVGFVNSIYAKRTGNGKQRECAPEVQPERKGNENEAGTIAGEAAVPKRCEDSGVVTREVLRWELAQKYFLNQDFGGALVPGRRNVFTTTADLTGIAFLTEPRRLSPFVSRLRVLTSANTDVQWNLDYDPRKGRINASTVLANYRIGDFFFGGSHAFLHAPGEVMTLGPSDAQERFSQFRILLGFGHPNKRGFSAGASTGFDANFGFLQYSSAQTSYNWDCCGVSVEYRRFALGSVRNENQFRFAFTLANVGTFGNLRRQERLF; translated from the coding sequence GTGATCATCCGCGCGCGCGAACAGGAAAAATCCGGGGATATTTACCGCCTCCGCGGCGAGGTCGAGGTGAGCTTCCGCATGTTCACCTTCCGCGCTACCGAGATCACGTACAACTCCGCTTCCGGCGATCTTGAGGCGATCGGCCATGTCATGTTTGACGGCGGTCCGCACGATGAACACCTGGAAGCCAGTCGCGCCACTTACAACGTCAACACGGAAAGCGGCAAGTTCTACAACGTCATCGGCACCGTCGGCGCGAGTTTTCGTGGACGCAACGTCGTACTCACCACCTCGAATCCTTTCGTCTTCTCCGGCAAGCTCGTCGAGAAGAGTGGGCGCGACCGCCTTATCGTGCATCGAGGCAGCATCACTTCGTGTTCGATGCCCAAGCCCAAGTGGACCTTCGAGGCCGAAAAGATCGATGTCGTGGTTGGCGAAGATGCGAAGATGTATCACAGTACGTTTCGCATACGGCGCATTCCGATCTTCTACTTTCCCTATGTGCAGCATCCGGTTGAGAACCTCGGCCGGCAAAGTGGATTCCTGATCCCCACCATCGGCCGGTCTTCGCGCAAGGGCAACATCCTCGGCGAATCGTTTTTTTGGGCCATTAACCGCAGTGCCGATGCGACGATAGGAGCGGAATACTTCTCGCGGCGGGGATGGAGCCAGCACGGCGAATTCCGCGCCAGGCCCAGTGAGAAGTCAAACGTCGAACTGCGCTACTTCGGCGTTTTCGATCGCGGCTTTGGACCCACCGGGCAGGATCAGGGCGGCCAAGATATTCGACTCAATACGGATATCGAACTGCCGCACGGATTCCGTGCGGTGACGAACGTGAACTATCTCAGCTCGTTCCTCTTCCGGCTCGCTTTTTCGGAAACGTTTTCGCAGGCCGTCAACTCAGAGGTCAAGTCGGTCGTCTTCATCTCGAAGAGCTATAACGGGTTCTCGTTCGGCGGCATGAGTTCGCGTTACCAGAACTTCCAAAGCACCGCGCCCGGGGACCGCATCCTGATCGCGCACGCGCCGACCTTCGAGGCATCCAGCGTGGAGCGCCGCATCGGCGGCACGCGCGCGATGTGGTCGTTCGATGCCTCTGCCGAAGGCGTCACCCGCCGCGAACCGGATTTTGTCACCGCCGATCTCGTCGGACGCTTCGATTTAGCCCCGCGTCTCTCACTGCCTTTGATAATCAAGGGCTGGAGCCTGCGTGCGGATGCCGGACTACGCGACACCTTCTACACTCAGCGACTGCAACCCACGCCGACAACGGTCGGCACACTCATCAATGACACGCTGGAGCGCCATGCAGTAGAAGGGGCCGTCGAGCTACGTCCCCCCAGCATCTCTCGCGTCTTTGATCGCACCGTCCTCGACCGCAAGCTCAAGCACACCATTGAGCCGCGAGTCATCTATCGTTACGTCGCCGGTGTCGATTCCTTTCCGGCGACCATTCGCTTCGACGCCCGCGATATTTTGAGCAACACCAGCGAAGTCGAAGTTGGATTCGTGAACAGTATCTACGCCAAACGCACGGGCAACGGCAAACAACGTGAGTGCGCGCCCGAAGTGCAACCAGAGCGCAAGGGCAACGAAAATGAGGCGGGCACCATCGCCGGCGAGGCTGCCGTGCCGAAGCGCTGTGAGGACTCCGGCGTTGTAACTCGTGAAGTGTTGCGCTGGGAGCTCGCGCAAAAGTATTTCTTGAACCAGGACTTCGGTGGCGCACTCGTCCCGGGACGGCGCAACGTCTTCACTACTACCGCCGACTTAACCGGGATCGCCTTTCTGACCGAGCCACGCCGCTTGTCGCCCTTCGTCTCTCGTCTGCGCGTGCTCACCAGCGCCAACACCGACGTGCAATGGAACCTCGACTACGATCCGCGGAAAGGCCGCATTAACGCCAGCACCGTGCTGGCGAACTACCGTATAGGCGATTTCTTCTTTGGCGGCAGTCACGCCTTCCTGCACGCGCCGGGCGAGGTGATGACCCTTGGGCCGAGTGATGCGCAGGAGCGATTCAGCCAGTTCCGCATCCTGCTCGGCTTCGGACATCCGAACAAGCGCGGTTTCAGTGCAGGCGCCAGCACCGGGTTCGATGCCAATTTCGGGTTCCTGCAATACTCGTCTGCGCAGACCAGCTATAACTGGGATTGTTGTGGCGTCAGCGTGGAATACCGGCGCTTCGCGCTCGGCTCCGTGCGAAATGAGAATCAATTTCGCTTCGCGTTTACCCTGGCGAACGTGGGCACGTTCGGAAATCTGCGCCGTCAGGAGCGCTTGTTCTAA
- the purE gene encoding 5-(carboxyamino)imidazole ribonucleotide mutase, whose amino-acid sequence MTHRTLVSIVMGSDSDLEVMNETAKALDEFGIGYEIDIASAHRSPARTGELARSARKRGVKVIIAGAGGAAHLAGVIAAETTLPVIAVPIASTPLNGLDSLLAMVQMPAGIPVATVAIGRAGATNAGILAAQILAVGDESVAKKLEAHKEKLANGVEVKSRKLQEARANKR is encoded by the coding sequence ATGACACACAGAACGCTCGTTTCAATCGTGATGGGTAGCGACTCGGATCTCGAGGTGATGAACGAAACCGCAAAGGCACTGGACGAGTTCGGCATTGGCTATGAGATCGACATCGCTTCGGCGCACCGTTCGCCCGCCCGAACCGGCGAACTGGCGCGCAGCGCACGGAAGCGCGGCGTGAAGGTGATCATTGCGGGAGCGGGCGGCGCCGCACACCTCGCGGGCGTAATAGCCGCCGAAACCACTCTGCCGGTGATTGCAGTGCCGATCGCCTCGACGCCTCTGAACGGACTGGACTCCCTGCTCGCGATGGTGCAGATGCCCGCAGGCATTCCCGTTGCGACAGTCGCGATCGGAAGAGCTGGCGCGACGAATGCCGGTATTCTGGCCGCGCAGATACTCGCCGTTGGCGATGAGTCCGTAGCAAAAAAACTCGAAGCGCACAAAGAGAAGCTGGCCAACGGAGTGGAAGTAAAGTCCAGGAAATTGCAGGAAGCTCGCGCAAATAAGCGATAG